TGCCCGCAGCCTTGGTCTTAGCAACTTGCTAGGAGGGTTTGAAGTCAGCTTCCAGTTAGAGTGAAGCGACCCAAAGGGATTATCTAGTGTGTCTCTACAGcgccatgtattttttaaaaattctttttgtttatttttatttatttatttgagagcagagagagagagagagacagagagagagagagaatgggcaaacgaactctagatgcgtgctcccccctggtgcatctggctaacgtgggtcctggggaatcgagcctcaaaactggggtccttaggcttcacaggcaagcgcttagccactaagccatctctctagcccggcttactttattattattagccCACGACCTTTCttttgactatttatttatttatttatttatttttacttttacttatttatttatttttgcttttttgagctaggtctcacactagctcaggctgacctggaattcactatgtagtctcagggtggcctcgaactcatggcgatcctcctatgttgcctccaaaacgctgggattaaaggcgtgcgccaccacaccaggctgcatTTTTCtattgtagactttttttttttttttcaaggtagggtgtcactctagcccaggctgacctggaattcactacagtctcagggtggcctcgaactcacggcgatcctcctacctctgcctcccgagtgctgggattaaagccatgcgtcaccacacccagcttgtttttgtcACCACGCTTGGGTATTGTAGACTTCTAAGTGATCGTagaagtctgatttttttttgatgttgttttgaggtatggtcttactttagcccaggctgacctggaactcactctgtagctccaagctagCCTCGAACACATTACAATCCTACTTCTGAggcttccggagtgctgggattaaaagtgtgcgccaccatgcccagctagaagtttgatttattttcatttatttatttgaaagagagaaagaggcaaagagaaagacctggaatgggcatgccaggacttccagccactgcaatttccagaggcatgtgccaccttgtgcatctggtttatgtaggtcctggggaatcaaacctaggttctttggctttgcaggccagcgtctcaaccactaagctgtctctccagccctagaaggggttttctgtttgcttgtttgtttgttgttttaacatttttatttgcaagcagtgggggaggggagaagtgcacaacagggcctcttgccactgcaaatgaagcccagatgtatgtaccactttgtgtatctgatttctatgggcactggggaatcaaagctgggccaGTAGAGTTTGAAATCaaatgccttaaactgctgagccatctctccagcctgtctggtCTTCAGAGTGATATGCACCAGTCATTTAAGGTGAGACAAGAAAAATTGTACAATTTTTTCTCCATTTGTATCCATTTGTATGTTTATTGATCAAAGGGAAACTACTAAGCTATTGGATGTTGAAAGCCTGGTACATACAGATTGATCATTTTTCTAAACTAACacaaggccaggagtggtggcatactcactcctttaatcccagcacttgggaggcagaggtaggaggatcaccgtgagttcaaggccaccctgagactacattgtaaattccaggtcagcctgggctagagtgaaaccctacctcgaaaaaccaaaataaactaacACTGAATATTCAGAGTAATGTgtttcatttcaaaataaatgtatACTTGAGgtacttattaaaatatttttagccaggtgtggtggtgcatgtcttgaATCCTATctcttagaaggctgaggtaggacgattgctgagtttgagaccagcctgagctacaaaagaccaaaaactaaaaataaactttgGAAGACAATGTTGTAAGTCACCCTAAGTGCTTACAGGTTTTTCTTCCTAACTCTTATCAAGTAGGCAGAAGCAATGAATCCTTTATCAGCTTTCAGAGAATGGCCACAGCTCCCATCTTTGCCAAGCTCCAATTCAGAGTAACTTCTGCTACTCTTGAGCTTTATCCTGCCAGACTAGGCAAAGAGCACTCACTGCCCAACTTTCTGCCAGCATTTGCAATTCCTCGAGCTTTCCTCTTTAAAATTTGcttctaggagctggagagatggctcagagattaaagtgctagtctgtgaagcctaatagttggagtttgaatccccaggacctatgaatgccagatgcacaaggtggcacatgctctggagttcatttgcagtggctggaggccctggtgtgcccattctatctgcctctttctcatagaatatatatatgtacatatatacatacatacatatatatacacatacatacatatacacacatacatacatacacatacatacatatacacacatacatacatacatacacacacacacacacacatatggctggagggatggcttagcagttaaggcgtttgtctgcaaatctaaaggacccaggttcaaatccccaggacccatgtaagccagatgcccaagggggcacacacatctggagtttatatgtgtgaatatatgtgtgtgcgttaatttatagggctggaaagattgctcagtggttaaagcacttacttgcaaagcccaagaatccgggttcagttctctagtacccatgtaaagccagatgcacaaggtggtgcatgtgtctggagtgttaatagtccctggtgcacccattgtatctctctgcctcttgctctctcaaataaatatatatatattttaaaacgcttctaaactgggcatggtggcacacacctttaatcctagcacttgggaggcaaaggtaggaggatggccatgagtttgaggctaccctgggactacattgtgagttccaggttggcctgggctagaggaagaccctaccttgaaaccccctccccataaaaaaaaaaaaaaaaaacaccttctaaCCACTAGGAATTCAGGGCCCAATAAACTTATCTTATGTACTAAGTTTAAACTGATACTGACATCTACTTAAGTCAATGGCAGGCACACACCAGAGCAGTGATTGATTCTCATTCTCTGAGCTGACTGGCCTTAAGCCAGCCAAGGAGAGGGCTTTACATACACTTCACATCCACTCTTGCCCCCAAGACCTCTCTGGCAACAAATTTCACAGAAAATAAAGAGTTCATaatatgtctttattttataACTTATAAACCGCCTGTGAGTGGTGACTGCTTTCCTTGGGTATTTTCCAATGGGAAATGGGAAGAACTTCATCCTTgattaaaataacaaaaccacACACTAGAGGTGGAAGAGGATGACTTGACAACAATCTTCCACTGGAGGTTACTGCTACAAGATTTCCAATCTGGTTGCTAGCAGGTGCGTTCAGTTGAAGGCTGTAGTAGCTATTAGTTTTATACGTTTCCACGCACACTTCCACAGCAATACTTGATTCATTCGTAGATTCTCCGAGGCTCCCGCAGCACCACACCGCCTTCTGTCATGGCACGTTCTAGGCGCTTCAGCTGGTTTTGAAGATCAGAAAAGATAAGTCAGCTCTCATGAAAgctcaaaataaaagaattcacTTTGCAGGAGACAAAGAACTGACTCACTCTCGCTGACCCCAGACAGTTTGTTCTGAGCGTGACTCTAACGATGACATGAACAACGAAGAGGGAATGGAAGCTAGGGGTCAATGTATGCACAGGAAGTGCTGGCACCATGGGCTCTGTGGTATTAGAGACGACACCCAGACCCTCCCAGCGTACTAGACAAGCTCTCCACCACTGAGTTACAGTACCacacctttcttctttccctctttcctggtTTTCGTTTGTCCAAATTTTGCTAAGAtactcaggccagccttgaactcactcatagCCTATATGAGttttgaacttgaaatcctcccgcctctgccttctgagcagcTGGACTTAACAGGCCTATGCCACCAGGCTCAACTTACAATACGTTTTAAGTATATGAAAACAAAAGTACCGAGTCTGAGGCTGCCTCCCACGGGGTTGGTTGGTAGACCATGAAATTGATTCCTGCTTTCAAGCACCGCTCTGCCAGCACCCGTCCTATGCTCTCGCAGGCCACCTTGTCTCTGGTACTGTATAGCTGCTTTTTAATCGCCCACTCACGAGTGGATGCCGAAACGACAGTCTGGCCACTTCGATGCTCAACAATTGCTTCTACATGATGCTGAGTCCTTAGAACACGCAACCTAAATGGGACGAGAAGAGAAATTGTAAAACAATTTTACCTACCCAAAAGTGAAGTCCCATCAGTGAATAAATGTCCATATATTTACCATTTACCAAGAATTCAATGTttaagctagggagatggctcagttacaaGGCTCTTACCTACTCCCGTCTtgggattcaattccctggtattcacgtaaaagccagatgcaaaaaagtgacacatacatgtggcagcaagagaccctagcacaccatATACATAAGCACAAGCAAATAATTGAGAACgtttaaaaagaaatatcctgggctggagagattgttcagtggttaaagaagctttcttgcaaaacctgatggcctcggttcaattcctcattacccatgaAAGGACTGACAcacaaagtagtgtgtgtgtctggaattcgttgcattggcatgaggccctggcacacccattctctctgcctctttctcaaataaataaaaatattttaaaagtaaaataaatattctagggctggagagatgatgtagcaactaaaggtgcttatttacaaagcttGATAGTCCTGGCTCAATCCCCGagtgcccacgtaaaaccagatgcaggggCTGTGTGTGGCggcgcacgtctttaaccccaggactcgggaggcagatgtaggactgctgtgaatttgaggccacactgagactacctagtgaattccaggtcagcctgg
This is a stretch of genomic DNA from Jaculus jaculus isolate mJacJac1 chromosome 9, mJacJac1.mat.Y.cur, whole genome shotgun sequence. It encodes these proteins:
- the Mrpl18 gene encoding 39S ribosomal protein L18, mitochondrial is translated as MALRAPFWKCFPACRSLECGLAALSTSSKPAVKPHVEAPGNEAVAPEFTNRNPRNLELLAVARKERGWGTVWPSREFWHRLRVLRTQHHVEAIVEHRSGQTVVSASTREWAIKKQLYSTRDKVACESIGRVLAERCLKAGINFMVYQPTPWEAASDSLKRLERAMTEGGVVLREPRRIYE